From Halobaculum halobium:
GATATCGTAGACGCCGTTGCCGAGGTGGACGAGGAGGCCGTATTCGACCAGCGTCTTGCAGCGGGCATTGATGTGTTGGCGGGAGAAGCGAACTCGATCGCTGTCTGCCATTTCCTTTGGGGTATCGGGGCCGGCTTCAGAGAGATGCTCTAGAATGCGGTCATCAGCGCGAGACATCCAGTCGGCGTCAAAGCGCATAATCGCTTCTGGTTGCGCCGACGCTATCCCGAACGCGCTAAGTCAAGTGACGAAGCGTAGCGCTTCTACAGTTGACTCCTTACGTTTTAAACGCCTGCCACCCTAACTCCCGAGCGTTCAGATGCATTCCCCTCCATCGGACAGTTCGGGCGGATC
This genomic window contains:
- a CDS encoding MarR family transcriptional regulator is translated as MRFDADWMSRADDRILEHLSEAGPDTPKEMADSDRVRFSRQHINARCKTLVEYGLLVHLGNGVYDITRTGEQYLAGDLDARDLDSE